The DNA sequence TGATCTTGAAACATATTAGCAGTTGGTTGGGAGATCCAAAATCCTTTGTGCCTTTTGATTTGCCTTCAGATAGCAAAGGCCTTTTAGAGGAATTGATAAACATGGATTCAACAGCTTATCGAATGATAACTACTGAAGTGCTGTCTTACCTGAACTGGGTGAGGAGGTTTGCTGACTCAAAGGTTGAGGAACTTAAATCCAAATGATATGATTGAGGCAAAAATTCGAGTTATCATAAAAGATGGAGGAATAGAAGCCAAAGTTCGACTAGAGAAAAACAGGAAAGCCTGGAAATATGCTAATGAGTTTGAATTTGGTTTCGTTACGAATGGATGGGAGAAATGTCTAATCAATGGATGGCCCGATTTCTCTGAAATAGAGTACAATGGGAAAACTATCCCAATAAATGAACTGATTTTGCATGAAAGGGAGACTGAAGCACAGAAAAAGGAAGAAAGAAACTTAGCGCGGAAAGAAGCAGAGAGACTTCAAGAGGCGCTAAAAAAAAGCGATTTGGGGCATTTACTTCCCAAGGATACGCGAAAAGTTCTGGCATTTGTAGAACCCAAATCCATTGATTCTCTCCATCAATACATTAACCTCGCACTTCCAACTGATCGCCCGAAAAGTAAGGAGTCTAAGGACGAGTTATCCCTTGCTCGATTCAAAAACCAATCCTTCCAAGATCAGGGACTCCCTGACAACATGGAACACACTGCAAGGGAGCTGCTAGGAGAGGCTTTAACGGCCACTTTGACTTGCAAAACTTCTAGTCGCCTAGCATTAGGCCTGGGAGGCGGTAGTGTTTACGAAACTGGCCTTACCCTCCATCATGTCTATGGAATCCCTTACATTCCCGCCAGTTCGGTAAAGGGAGCTGCGAGATCTTGGATTATCCAACAAGTATTCGACGGAAAAGAAAGTTTGGCAATTAAGAATCAGCGGTTTTGCGACTTGTTTGGCTGCCCCTCGGTGCTGTTGGTGGAAGAGGGTGGAAAGAAGAATCAAGTAACAAGCTATTATGAGGGCTTGGGAGATCCTTCCATTTCCGGCTCCCGCCAAGGCTGCATTACTTTCTTCGATGCATTTCCAGTAGGTGAAGGGCAAGTGGAAAAAGATATCATGACCCCGCACTATGGGGATTATTACACGAAATCGGATGATACTCCTCCAGCTGATTATCTGGAACCATCCCCTATTGAATTCCTCACAGTAGCAGCGAATACTAAATTCAAATTCATCCTCGGGCAGCATCGAAATTTGCCATTGGCTCCTGCTGGAAATACCCAGATCTTGGGCGGGGAGGGTGACTCCTATTTGGCAATTGCCTTCCATTGGTTAGAACTGGCACTGTTGCAGCGCGGCATAGGCGCCAAAACTGCAGTAGGATACGGATTTATGGAAAAGGTGTAAAAACGGAATGTGATAACTATGGGAACCAAATTGTTTCTGCTCTTTTCCCATTCTTTGGGAGAAGAGCAGAAGGAGGATGCGAGAAGGAGATTTGGGGTAGAGCAATTTGTCCCGCTCCCAGAGTCCCTGCAAAAAGCATGGAGTAATGTGCCTCCGGATTTACCAGAGTTGAAGGACTTTCAACTTCCCATCAGGAATTGGCTGTTTCAACATGCCACGGCTGGAGACTACGTATTGGCTCAGGGGGATTTTGGGATGGTATATCATGCCGTACAAGATGCTTGGAATCTCGGGTTGATTCCGGTTTATGCAACGACTTCCAGAGAGTCCAAGGAAACAATCCAAGCTGATGGTTCTGTTAGGACCCAGCGAATCTTCAAACACGTTCAATTTAGAATTTACGGAAAATAGCCATGGCGAATATTCTTGTTTTGATGTTGGGGACCGGTAGAGCTTCGCTAACAGAGGGAAAACAGTTGGAATACCGGACTGGAACGTATGTTCGATCGGATGGTGGTCAAGGTGAGGTGATTACCTCATTTGTCGGAGAGGCGATTGTCCGCTTGTTTTCTGAGGAGTCATTTGATAAAGTCTATATCCTTGGCACTAAAAATTCACAATGGCACTCTGTGTATGCCCATAGCATCAACGAAACTGCTACTGACAAGGAGCTCGACTGGTTTGAGAAAATTTCTGAAGAAATTGATCGTCCTCAACCAACTAGACCAGCTTGGATCAAGGAAGTGGAGCGAGCTTTTGGAGAGAAAATCGGGGTAAAGGTTGAATGTCAAATTACACCTGTAGGTAGAAACGAGGAGGAGCTGTGGAACCTGTTTGAGACAATTGTTAAGATTCCTGCTGAGGGAGATAAAATATCAATTGACATTACGCATGGGCTTAGGTTTCAACCCATGTTCATGTTGTTGGGACTCAATTATTTGAAAAGTATTGCTGAGAATATCCAGATTGGGCGAATTTTCTATGGCGCATGGGAACTCGGGAATGAATATTATGAGGGGAAAGCACCTATCTATGATCTTTCTACTTTTCTGGACTTGGTTGATTGGATTGATGGAGCCAATTCACTTCAGCGTTATGGCGATATGAAACCCATTCTAGATATCGCAAAGGAAAAAGGGTTTCCAAGCGCTTTCATTCAGAAGGGGAAGGAGTTTGATCTTGCTCTTCAGCTTAACAAAGCAGGGCTGTTGAGTTACCAGGCTGGAGCTTTCCACAGTCAATTGATGAAGGTGAAGAAAGATGAGACATTAGACTTCAAGCCGTATCAATTGGTTTCGAAAGCCATCGAGCGTCTTCCTGCCCAGATTCTCAAAGAACAACAACCATGGCGGGAAATGCTGTTGATGGCCGAAAGGCATCTCGATAAAGAGAATCAAATGACCTTAGCTATACTTGCCACATGGGAAGCAATTATTACCAGATTGGAGGCGCTATATCCAAGTATTACAGGCCTACAAGGGTTCGATAAATACAAGAAAATGGGATATGTTGCCCGAAACGGAAAGGTTGATGAAATTCGAGGCACACTTACGAACTTTTCTAAAAATGCCAAGCGACTTAGTGAGTTTCGGAACTATGTAGCACATGTTCGAATAGAGGAAAAGGACACTCTGAACCCTAAAATAATCTTGGACGAGTTTCCTCAATTGTTTAAATATTTCAAACAAGCGCTTGAATCTTCGGAAATGGACTTAATTCCCCAGAAACTCCCAATTTCTCCAAAGGAGGCAGTTGACGTCCCCTAATCCGCATACTTAATCACCGTATTCGGAGACACTCCAAGAAGCTCTTTCGCGCGACGCTTGTTCCCGCCGCAAAGCTGTACTACTTTCTGGATGTGGGCGCGTTTGACCGATTCCAGCGTCAGGTCTGCTTTCGGGTTCACATTCCGATAATCTGGCGGTAGGGCATCTATGCCCACACATTCTTCGCCATACACATTCAGATAGGTGAGGATGTTGGCCAGCTCCCGATAGTTGCCCGGAAATTCATAGAGCGCGAGCCATTCGGTCAATGCTTCGTCAAATGCCAGTGGCTTGGCTCTTTTCCCTTGCTCTGAAAATTGGCCATTCATCCGTTGGATCACCTCCATTCGCTCATGCATCGGATATTCCCGCAAACTGGGCAGATGAATCGGTACCTGCGAAATTCGGAAGTATAGATCCCATCTGAAGGCGCCGGTTTCACAGTGGCTCCGAAGGTTTTGGTGGGTCGCGGTGATCAATCGTAC is a window from the Pontibacter sp. G13 genome containing:
- the cmr5 gene encoding type III-B CRISPR module-associated protein Cmr5 produces the protein MGELTKSKRTTIEQGRAAFAFEKVESVPEKNIKEYRSLAKKLPMYIKTNGLGGAFAFSHSKSKSGNEHELILKHISSWLGDPKSFVPFDLPSDSKGLLEELINMDSTAYRMITTEVLSYLNWVRRFADSKVEELKSK
- the csx2 gene encoding TIGR02221 family CRISPR-associated protein, which translates into the protein MANILVLMLGTGRASLTEGKQLEYRTGTYVRSDGGQGEVITSFVGEAIVRLFSEESFDKVYILGTKNSQWHSVYAHSINETATDKELDWFEKISEEIDRPQPTRPAWIKEVERAFGEKIGVKVECQITPVGRNEEELWNLFETIVKIPAEGDKISIDITHGLRFQPMFMLLGLNYLKSIAENIQIGRIFYGAWELGNEYYEGKAPIYDLSTFLDLVDWIDGANSLQRYGDMKPILDIAKEKGFPSAFIQKGKEFDLALQLNKAGLLSYQAGAFHSQLMKVKKDETLDFKPYQLVSKAIERLPAQILKEQQPWREMLLMAERHLDKENQMTLAILATWEAIITRLEALYPSITGLQGFDKYKKMGYVARNGKVDEIRGTLTNFSKNAKRLSEFRNYVAHVRIEEKDTLNPKIILDEFPQLFKYFKQALESSEMDLIPQKLPISPKEAVDVP
- the csx20 gene encoding CRISPR-associated protein Csx20 — translated: MGTKLFLLFSHSLGEEQKEDARRRFGVEQFVPLPESLQKAWSNVPPDLPELKDFQLPIRNWLFQHATAGDYVLAQGDFGMVYHAVQDAWNLGLIPVYATTSRESKETIQADGSVRTQRIFKHVQFRIYGK
- the cmr6 gene encoding type III-B CRISPR module RAMP protein Cmr6 codes for the protein MIEAKIRVIIKDGGIEAKVRLEKNRKAWKYANEFEFGFVTNGWEKCLINGWPDFSEIEYNGKTIPINELILHERETEAQKKEERNLARKEAERLQEALKKSDLGHLLPKDTRKVLAFVEPKSIDSLHQYINLALPTDRPKSKESKDELSLARFKNQSFQDQGLPDNMEHTARELLGEALTATLTCKTSSRLALGLGGGSVYETGLTLHHVYGIPYIPASSVKGAARSWIIQQVFDGKESLAIKNQRFCDLFGCPSVLLVEEGGKKNQVTSYYEGLGDPSISGSRQGCITFFDAFPVGEGQVEKDIMTPHYGDYYTKSDDTPPADYLEPSPIEFLTVAANTKFKFILGQHRNLPLAPAGNTQILGGEGDSYLAIAFHWLELALLQRGIGAKTAVGYGFMEKV